Below is a window of Paenibacillus bovis DNA.
ATTCTGGCAACCGTGGGCTTTATCGTGCTGGTCTCGCTGATTACGTATGTGGCCAACTCGCTGATTCTCAAAAATCTGCGTAAGCTGACACAGGCGATGCAGCAGATGCGCAGAGGCGAATTCCCGCCCGTGGTGCAGGTGGACGGCGGCGGAGAGATCGGAGAGCTGGCGTACCATTTTAACCGGATGAATGGAACGATCAATGGATTGATTGCCCAGGCAGTGCGCAAGCAGGCTCTAATGAAAGAAGCCGAGCTGCGGACGCTGTACAGTCAGATTGACGCCCATTTTCTGTACAATACATTGGAAAATATCAAAATGCTGGCCGAGATCGAGGATCAACGGCAGATCTCCGACGCCCTCACATCGCTAGGCGGCATGATGCGTTATAACTTCAAGTGGACCGGCGAATATGTGAAATTGGAAGAAGAGCTGCGCCATATCCGCAATTATATCGATGTAATGAATATCCGCTATGATGACCCGGTAGAGCTGGAGCTTGATATCGCGCCGCCTGATAGGGAATTGATGCTGCTCAAAATGTCTTTGCAGCCGCTAGTAGAGAATGCTTTTAAACATGCCTGGGATGAGTCTGCAGAAGTACGCTATTTGCTGATCCGTTCTGTGCAGCGAGAAGATGGAGTCATAACGATCATAGTCCAGGACAACGGAAAAGGCATTCCGGCTCCGGAACTGGAACAGCTGCGTGCACGTATACGTGAAGCAGGAATCCGGCAGGAAGAGCTTCATGATGAACGGATAGTACAGACACCTAACACCGCAGGTATCGGTCTGCAAAATGTAGAGCGGCGCATACGATTATTTTATGGAGAACAATATGGACTGCAGATTCATAGTATTGCCGGCTTGGGTACACAGGTGGAGCTGATCCTACCCAAACGAATTCAGGCAGGAGGAGGTAGCTAAATATGAGACAGTTATTGATCGTGGATGATGAGAAGAATATCCGGCAGGGGCTGCAGGTGATGATTGAACGTGAATTTCCCGGCCAATATGAGACGTATGGTGTTCGTAACGGTCAGGAGGCATTGGAGCGGCTGCAAGTACAGCCGGTAGATATTCTTATCACGGATATCCGTATGCCGGTGCTGGATGGAATCGGCATGCTGGAACAGCTGCGCGCGATGAGACAATCTATAGTACAACCCTGTGTCATTGTATTGAGTGGGTATGATGATTTTGAATATGCCAAAGCCGCGATCCGGTACCAGGTACGCGAATATATGCTCAAGCCGATCCGTCGGGAAGATTTGTTTGAAGCGCTGCAGCGAATTAGTGAAGAACTGCAGCAGCAGGATCTGGTCGATCGCCAGCTGGAGGAAGCTGCCCGGTATCGACAGCAGCAGCAGGAAGAGCAGCTGTCTGCTCTGCTGTATGAGTATCCTGTCGAAAACAAGCTATCTGCCGAATCTGTAGCAGCGCATATGCTGCCCGCGGATTATCATGTCTGTGTATTTCAATACAGGGATATCCACGGTCAGGTGGTCAACCGTCAGGAATTAAGGTTGCTGCTGGAACGATTGGCTGAACAGTCCCTATGCGCCATAGTAGAACTGCATGACCAGGAGGGACGGCTGGTCTGGATCGTGCCTGAACAGGAGCGGACACTGCTGCAGTCACTCGCTGAAGCAGCTGACCGCAGAGAAGTGCCCGGATTGCAGTTTGGTGTAAGTACGAAAGGACAGGGAACCGAGCAGCTGGCACAATGTTACCGGGAAGCTTGTACAGCGCTGGAGCAGGGCTTTTTCTATCCGGGATTCTACCTACTAAGTTATGAACCTGCCAAGGCAGGAGCGGTTCGACTGGAACTGCCGGAAGAGCAGATCCGGCTGCTTGGCAATATTCTTGGTACGGGACGTAATCAGGAGATCAGCAGCAGATTGCAGGCTATTTTTCATATGGATGATCTGCACGGACTCACTGTCCATTATGTAGAGGAAGTATCGCGGCAGATCAACGAATCGATCATGGATGAGGTATTCCGTCATTATGGCGAACCTTCTATCGAAATTATACGATTGTATCAGCGAACATGCAGCCTGCAGCGTTACCGGTATTTCCGGGAATATTACCGGGATCTGGAGAGTCTGCTTATTTGTCTGGATGACTATATCAGTAAGCTTCGGCTTGTACACAGTGAACATCGCCAGCTGCGCGAGGCCGTAGAATTTATTCATGCCCATTATGATCGGCCGCTGAATATGGCCATGGTCAGCAATCATGTATCGCTGAACTACTCCTATTTCAGTGAAGCGTTCAAAGCGTATACCGGCGAGAACTTTGTCCTGTATCTCAAAAAGGTACGTATCGGCAAAGCCAAGGAATTGCTGGCAGACAGCCCCTGGAAACTGTCGGATATTGGCGAAATGGTGGGCTTTGAGAATACACGGCATTTCTCCCGTGTTTTTCGCGAACTGGAAGGCATTCCACCACAGGACTATAGGGCCAAAATTCAGCTGCGCTCTACAATATAGCCTGAATCAACCGACATATTAATCATACCTAATTATGAAATATATGGAAAAATATTTACTTATTGATTATCCGTTTGCAATATAAATTATTTGAAGTAAAATAGTTGGGTAACCAACAAAATCATCTCTGTATATTGCAGAGTGACGAATATGGAGAACATACTGGAGGCGTTCTTGTGCTTAGAAGCGCAAAGTGGAGTATACGCACCAAGATTGTAGCCGGTTATATTGTCATTATCCTGTGTCTTGGCCTTGTATTGACGATGATGTCCAGCCGGATGAGCCAGCTGGAAGCAGAGAATCGTTACATCAATGATCATGATCTGGAAGTGCATAATCTGACCAACGCACTGGAGAAGCATGTGCTGGATATGGAGACCGGACAACGCGGATATGCGCTGACGGGCAACGAGAATTATCTGACACCTTATAATGATGCTGCCGTGCAGTGGGAGTCGGACTATAACGAGCTCTATTCTCTGGTAGCGGATAATTCTCTACAGCAGAGTAATCTGGGTACGATCAAGACAGGTATTCAGACATGGATTGATGAAGCAGGCGACAAAGTCATTGATCTCAAGCGTGAAGGAAATACCGCTGCAGTAACGGAGTTTTTTGCCAGTGACCCTGGCAAGCAGCAGATTGATCAGCTGCGTACGGAGCTGGATGCATTCCGCAACAACGAGAAAATGCTGACGGCCGCACGAATCGAGAATACCGCAGCCAGCAATGAGCGGCTGCTGAATATCATGATGGTACTGTGGGCGGTACTGGCTGCCGTATCGATTGCTACCGCACTACTGATCTCCAACCGTATCGTACGTACGATCAAGGATGTTACCGAGACGGTAAAGGATATTGCATCCGGTGGTAATCTGAACAAACGGGTAGAGATCAAGACTGCTGATGAAGTGGGCGATCTGGGCGAAGCTGCCAATGAACTGCTGGATCATGTGCAGCATGAGAACTGGGTCAAGGATCAGATCGCTGTAGCGGCTACCAAGTTCCAGGAATCGACGGATATTCATGTGTTGTCCTCGGTTCTGCTGACCAAAGTAAACAAATGGTTCAAAGCGCCTTATGGGGTCGTTTATGTCGATCAGGGCAAGGAAGACTGGAACAAAACCGCTTCATTTGCTGTAGAAAGCCATGATGCGGATATCGCTTTGCAGCATATTCGGCAGGGAGAAGGACTTGCCGGTCAGTGTATTACCGAACGGCGTGTGCTGGAAATGTATCCTTTGCCGGCAGGTTATACCAAAATCGTCAGCTCCGGACTGGGTAGTACCGAGCTGCAGGCGATGATCGCGGCTCCGATTATTTTTGAAGGCAAAGTTATTGCTGTAGCCGAGTTCGCACTCGTTAATCCGTTGACTGCCGAGGAGCACACACTGCTCCAGCAGCTGATCGATATTTTTGCGGTCACCCTGAATTCGGTGAAAATGCGGATGGAAGTCGAACAGCTGTACAGGGATTCCCAATCGCTGAACCACGAGCTGCAGGTTCAGTCGGAAGAACTGCAGGTACAATCCGAAGAACTGCAGGCGCAGACCGAAGAGCTGCAAATGCAGGCAGAAGAACAGCAAATACTCAACGAACGTCTGGAGCAGGGCAAGCTGGCTGCCGAGAGTACAGCGATCGAGCTGGACAAATATGCTCAGCAACTGCAGGTGAGCTCGCGCTACAAATCGGAGTTCCTGGCGAATATGTCGCATGAGCTGCGTACACCACTGAACAGCATGCTGATCCTGTCCCAGATTCTGTCGGAGAACAGCAGCAATACACTCACCTCCAAAGAGCAGGAATATGCGTCGATCATTCATTCTTCCGGTAAGGATCTGCTGAATCTGATCAATGATATTCTTGATCTGTCCAAGGTGGAAGCAGGCAAAATGCAGATCGAGATCAATCCGATCAGCATAAGCTCCATGGCAGAGCAGATGGAGCGCAGCTTCAAGGAAACAGCATCCCTGCGGGACCTGTATTTCAAAGTGCATGTAGAAGACAATGTGCCGGATATCATCTATTCGGATGAACTGCGCATTCAGCAGGTCCTGCGTAATCTGCTATCCAACGCATTCAAGTTTACCCAGACCGGCGGCGTCACGATGACTATCGAAAAAGTCGGCCGGGTGCAGACGTCTGAATATCAGAGCAGTCAGCCGATGATCGCTTTTAGTGTCAGCGATACGGGTATCGGTATTTCTGCCGAGAACCGTCAGGTGATTTTTGAAGCGTTCCGTCAGGCGGATGGTGCGACTGCCCGCAAATATGGCGGTACCGGTCTTGGACTGTCGATTTCTTCCCAGCTCGCTCATCTGCTCGGTGGAGAAATCAATGTCGAGAGCAAACTGAATGAAGGCAGTACCTTTACCTTCTATATTCCATGCGCGGTTACCGATCCGCATACGGAGAATGAGATGTTTGACCTCAATGAACCGATGCATCTGAACCGCACGGTATTTATGGAAGAAGGCAATATGGTATCGGCGGATTCTTATGAGCATTATACATTTGCCTACGAATCCGAAGTACGGGAAACAGAACTGGTAGAAGAAGAAATTGCACTGGCCGAGCGGACGACGACTTTTGAATCCGTCCAGGAACTGCTCACTCCGCAGCCGCCAGCAGAAGCCCAGGAAATACTGGCAGGCAAAAAAATTCTGATCGTTGATGACGATATTCGCAATGTCTATGCGCTGACCAGTATGCTGGAGCGCTACAATATGAATATTGTTATTTCCCAGAATGGCCGGGACGCCCTGGAAATTCTGCATATGGATCAGCATATCGATCTGATCCTGATGGATATCATGATGCCGGAGATGGATGGCTATGAGACGATGAAAACGGTCCGCAACCTGTATGGGTATGCCGATGTACCAATTATCGTATTAACTGCCAAAGCAATGAAAGAAGACCGTGAGAAAAGTATTCAGGCTGGAGCTACAGATTATATGAGTAAGCCGCTGCAAATGCAGGAAGTACTGCAGCGCATCCGCTACTGGCTGCACCAGACCAATGTACGATATTCTGCACGTTAATACATTATCAGCGAAGTTTGCGTGATCCCCGGATCCGCAAACTTCTTTTTTTATGGACAATTGGCTAAAAATAACGTTAAATATACAAAATGACTCAGTTAGTTATTAAAAAGTTTGAATATCATCCGATAATACATTTGTAGGTCTAAATACCCTATAAAAATAATGAATAAATGGGTTTAAATGACTACAAAATGGGGTGGGTGAACGGAATCTTTATGACTTTCCATTATCTGAACAGGGGTTGGATAATAGATAGACCATAGGGTAACCCACGTCTGGCCAACATTACTGAAAGGAAGAATCTGTATGAATATAAGCTCTGCCGTTAATTATCCCTCTGCCGGTACATCCTCTTATTATCCCAAAAATACAGTAAGTACTGAATCGCAGTCAGATACTGCCACTACTGCAGGGATCGAAGATCCACAGCTACAGGCTGAAAAAGCCAAAGAGCAAAAAGCCAGGGATCGCAAAGCGGAGGATCAGAAGAATCAGGATAAGCAGGCTGAAGAGCAAAAGCTCCAAAAGCAGGCACATTACAAAAAAGAAGATCGCATCAAAGAAACCAAACAGAAAGATAGCGATCAATTCCTGCAAAATCAGCAGCAGCAAAATGAAGAAAGTAGCGAGATCGCTTCGGATATGCTGGCACAAAACGCCTATATTCAGATGGGCGCGCAGGCTAATCTGCCGATTACCAAAGACAATTACGAGGAAGCCATCAAGCATCTGGCAGCTCGCGGTTTCCAGGTCAAGCTAGAAGAAGACAAACTCAGCATCTCGTCCAGACTGCATCAACTCAAGCTGGAAATCAGCAAAGAATCGTATAATCAATATGTAAATACGACATCCCGTTCGGCTGCAGAAGAACAGACAGATAATCAAACTGCCGAACCTGTCGCTGATTCATCCACTATAGTTACAAGCAATCACTCGTCGGCAGGTACTTATACGCCACCACCGTCTGCAGTTTCAACAGCCAGTGAACCGAAAGGCAATACAGCAAATGCAGAGCCATCTCCGCAGCCTGTAACCCGTACAGAAGCAGCAAATGATAGTAATGGTGCATCGACAACACAGGAAGAATCTACAGCCGCTGCATCTGCCGCTCCACCACAGAATGAGCCTACGCCTGCTGTATCTGCCGCTCCATCGCAGAGTGATTCTACACCTGCTGCATCTTCCACTCCAGCACAGAGTGATTCTGCAGCTCCTGCATCTACAGGTACAAGCAGCAGTCCGACTTCGACTCCATCGACCACATCGACCACCGATAGTCCAACCGCCGCAAGTGCAACGAAAGGTACAAATAATGGCAAAGCCACATTGGTACCGGGTCTGCTGTAATTTATAATTAGAGTCACTATAGTGCTACAGTGTAGCTGTATAACAATAATTGTATACCCTATGTATTTCAGGCCTCATACCGTTCCTTTGGGACAGTATGAGGCTTTTTTGTTTTGAAAATTAGCTAGGTCTTTGTACCCTTATTAAATGCTGAGAAAGAAACCGGAAAAACGACTTTTCCAGAAAAATGCGCCGTCATTTTTCGACTTTTGGATTGCGTAAGTATGTATAAATTATTAAAAGAGAGATTGAAAACGAAAATGTAAGTTTCCAAACCCTTGTCTATAAAGGGTTTTACAGCATATTATCAAAATTGGTTAATAATTACAATTTATAGACTAAAGTCCCTTGATAACCAACTGGATAAATAGTAAATTATTACCAATATAAGTAGAACGATATACCTGTTATGTATATTCATTAGAAATTGACAATCCATCATATCTTAGTCGCCTATCCAGGATCGAATTTATATATTAACAAGACAAAGGAGAATGACCCCATGAACATCACATCTACAGCAAGCTACAATGTTGGCAATTCCATGCGTCCATCCTACATGTCCCAGCAGCAGGATATGGCAGATCCAATCAAGGTTAATCCAACGGATACAGGCGTAGCAACAGAAGAGAAGATGTCCCCTGTCGAGCAGAAAATGGAAGATAAAAAGCAGTACCGTGAAGAAATGAAGCAAAAAGAAAGACGCGAAACCGACCGCGACGAGTTTTTTGACAAGCAGCAGCAAAGAAACCAGGAGATCGCTACCCATATGAAGGAAGCGCTCACCAGTCATAATTTTTACAATGTTGGTAATGATCATGATCTAGCCCTGACCAAAGACAACTACGAAGAGACGGTTAAAGGTCTATTTAACAAAGGATTTACCGTGCAGTCAGACGACAGACAGCTCACGATCACTTCCAAGCTGCATCAGTTGAAGCTGGAGATGAGCAAAGAATCCTATAATAAATATGTAGAGCTGGCCTACGGTCAGAAATTTGCGGAACAGGTGACAGGTACCAGCTCTGCCGACAAGAAGTCTTCTGCTGTTAACAGCGCAGGCATCTATACGAATCAAATTGGCAGTGCGGCAGTTAAAACCGCCAGTGCCGCAGCAACTACAGTTGGCTCGGTAATGAACGGCACCCTGCAGAGCGTATCCTCTTCATCTCTTGGTATCAAAGTAGAGAGTCAGGTATCCGGTGTAACCGAAGCGCTCAAAGTCGAAACCTATACACCGCAGCATCAGAACGAAGCTGCAGCCGCTCAGCCACAACCGGTAAATACAACGCAGGAAACGGCAGCGAGCCAGCCGGCACCTTCCAATTCGACAACGCAAAATACTACAACATCCAGCTCCGGTACAAACGAGAGTACAACATCCACAGCCTCGACCAGTAATACAGGCCATACCGCACCTGCTGCAGAGCCTTCTTCCTCTGCAACAAGCAGCAGTAATCAAACCAGTCCTGCTCCGGCTTCTACAGCCACTACGACATCTGAGCCAGCACCTGTAGTGACAACAAGCCCGGCGCCAGTATCTACTGCCACTAACAGTCCAATAGCGGCGGCACCGGTAGCAGCATTTACTACTACACCAACGAGCAGCCCGACAACCGTACCAACAAGTACAACAACCAGCCCGGCATCAACCACTGTTGCACCAGCAAGTACCAGCACAACAACAGTACCAACCAATACTACAACTACAGCACCAACCAGCACTACAACAACACCGACAAGCGCTACGACAACAACCGTAGGCACGACAGCACCGACAAGTACAACAACAGCACCAACAACCGCAGGTACAACAACACCGACAAGCACTACAACAGCCGCAAGCACAACAGCACCAACCAGTACAACTGGTACACTGGCAGGTGTCGTCAATACTACAGTAACAGCGACAACCAATACCCTGAATACCACAACTTCCGCAACCAAGAATCTGGTAGGTGGACTGCGTAAATAAGATGAATCGTTCCTGTCCCAAAAAAGCCTGTATCTCTGCCGATATTCCTTCATGATCGAAGGGAAATCATCGGTAGAGATACAGGCTTTTGTAATTGGAAAACAAGCATAACAGGATTATAATCGATACTTTGGTACACTCACACCATTTGGTTGTCAGGCTTCGGCAACATCATGTCCAGCCTGTCTGGCGTGACGGTACAATTCGGCATAGATACCGCCTTGCGCCAGCAGTTTTGCATGGGTACCCTGTTCAACAATTTCGCCGTGCTCCATGACCAGAATCCGGTCGGCATGCATAATCGTGGACAGCCGGTGAGCGATAACGATCGTTGTTCTGCCCTCGGATACAGTCTGCAGAGCTTTCTGGACAAGCTGCTCGGTATGGGAATCCAGATTCGCAGTAGCTTCATCCAAAATCAGTACGCGCGGCCGGAAAACAACAATACGGGCAAAGGAGATGAGCTGACGTTCTCCTGCGGATAATCCGCTGCCACGCTCGGATAAACGGGTATCGTATTGCTGGGGCAGTTTCATAATCATCTCGTGGGCACCAACAAAGCGGCAGGCTTCGATAACCTGTTCACGACTGACCTGTTCCTGGAACAGCCGTACATTGTCGATAATGGACCCTGAGAATAGAAACGGTTCCTGCTGAATCAACCCGACGATCCGGTGCAGCTGCTCCTGCGGAATCCGGCGAATATCCTGATCATCGATCATGACAGAGCCTTTTTGCACATCATAGAATCGGTTGAGCAGGGCAATAAGTGTACTTTTTCCGGCACCGGTCGTACCGACGACGCCTACCATTTCGCCTGGGCGAATATGCAGATCCAGCTGCGGAAGAATCGTCTGCCCTTCGTTATAGCCAAACGTAATATGATTAAAGTCTACTTTGCCCTGTACCTGTTCCAGATGTACATTGGCTGTCTGCTGCGGCTCGGGATCACGAATCTCCGGCTGAATACGCAGGATGCGCCAGATCCGGTCCATCGATACCATAGTGGACTGAAACGTATTCCACTGCATCGTAATCTGGTTGATCGGCTGAAAGAACTGCCGAATATAGCTGATAAAAGCGTACAGCACACCGACTTCCATCTGCTTGTTGAATACGGCGACACCGCCGAGCCAGACCATCAGTACCAGCGCGATATTGCCCAGTACGTCAAAGGTACGGTTGAACAATACATTCGACTTGAGCTGCTGTACATTGGCCTGCCAGTAGTCGCTGTTGAATTCGGTGAACCGGCGGGTCTGTTCTTTTTCCTGATGGAAAATCTGGATCAGTCCCATACCCGACAGATTCTCGGCGGTAAAAGCAACCAGACGGGACAGCCGGCTGCGCGCATATTGATACACTTC
It encodes the following:
- a CDS encoding response regulator; amino-acid sequence: MRQLLIVDDEKNIRQGLQVMIEREFPGQYETYGVRNGQEALERLQVQPVDILITDIRMPVLDGIGMLEQLRAMRQSIVQPCVIVLSGYDDFEYAKAAIRYQVREYMLKPIRREDLFEALQRISEELQQQDLVDRQLEEAARYRQQQQEEQLSALLYEYPVENKLSAESVAAHMLPADYHVCVFQYRDIHGQVVNRQELRLLLERLAEQSLCAIVELHDQEGRLVWIVPEQERTLLQSLAEAADRREVPGLQFGVSTKGQGTEQLAQCYREACTALEQGFFYPGFYLLSYEPAKAGAVRLELPEEQIRLLGNILGTGRNQEISSRLQAIFHMDDLHGLTVHYVEEVSRQINESIMDEVFRHYGEPSIEIIRLYQRTCSLQRYRYFREYYRDLESLLICLDDYISKLRLVHSEHRQLREAVEFIHAHYDRPLNMAMVSNHVSLNYSYFSEAFKAYTGENFVLYLKKVRIGKAKELLADSPWKLSDIGEMVGFENTRHFSRVFRELEGIPPQDYRAKIQLRSTI
- a CDS encoding CHASE3 domain-containing protein; the protein is MLRSAKWSIRTKIVAGYIVIILCLGLVLTMMSSRMSQLEAENRYINDHDLEVHNLTNALEKHVLDMETGQRGYALTGNENYLTPYNDAAVQWESDYNELYSLVADNSLQQSNLGTIKTGIQTWIDEAGDKVIDLKREGNTAAVTEFFASDPGKQQIDQLRTELDAFRNNEKMLTAARIENTAASNERLLNIMMVLWAVLAAVSIATALLISNRIVRTIKDVTETVKDIASGGNLNKRVEIKTADEVGDLGEAANELLDHVQHENWVKDQIAVAATKFQESTDIHVLSSVLLTKVNKWFKAPYGVVYVDQGKEDWNKTASFAVESHDADIALQHIRQGEGLAGQCITERRVLEMYPLPAGYTKIVSSGLGSTELQAMIAAPIIFEGKVIAVAEFALVNPLTAEEHTLLQQLIDIFAVTLNSVKMRMEVEQLYRDSQSLNHELQVQSEELQVQSEELQAQTEELQMQAEEQQILNERLEQGKLAAESTAIELDKYAQQLQVSSRYKSEFLANMSHELRTPLNSMLILSQILSENSSNTLTSKEQEYASIIHSSGKDLLNLINDILDLSKVEAGKMQIEINPISISSMAEQMERSFKETASLRDLYFKVHVEDNVPDIIYSDELRIQQVLRNLLSNAFKFTQTGGVTMTIEKVGRVQTSEYQSSQPMIAFSVSDTGIGISAENRQVIFEAFRQADGATARKYGGTGLGLSISSQLAHLLGGEINVESKLNEGSTFTFYIPCAVTDPHTENEMFDLNEPMHLNRTVFMEEGNMVSADSYEHYTFAYESEVRETELVEEEIALAERTTTFESVQELLTPQPPAEAQEILAGKKILIVDDDIRNVYALTSMLERYNMNIVISQNGRDALEILHMDQHIDLILMDIMMPEMDGYETMKTVRNLYGYADVPIIVLTAKAMKEDREKSIQAGATDYMSKPLQMQEVLQRIRYWLHQTNVRYSAR
- a CDS encoding ABC transporter ATP-binding protein; the protein is MSKQTPGSPDASRYEALRAILRYARPHRLTFIGIFFATILAIAADLVQPYLVSIVIDDHIAVGQSGLPFLTGMALIYLGLAVVSLIFTYIQSNLLQYAGQHIVASIRKDLFDHISRLSMSFFDRSSSGGLVTNVSSDTETISQFFTQVLLSLIRDGMMLVFIIYFMFRLDTTLAWYSMLTLPIIATLAILFRKRLREVYQYARSRLSRLVAFTAENLSGMGLIQIFHQEKEQTRRFTEFNSDYWQANVQQLKSNVLFNRTFDVLGNIALVLMVWLGGVAVFNKQMEVGVLYAFISYIRQFFQPINQITMQWNTFQSTMVSMDRIWRILRIQPEIRDPEPQQTANVHLEQVQGKVDFNHITFGYNEGQTILPQLDLHIRPGEMVGVVGTTGAGKSTLIALLNRFYDVQKGSVMIDDQDIRRIPQEQLHRIVGLIQQEPFLFSGSIIDNVRLFQEQVSREQVIEACRFVGAHEMIMKLPQQYDTRLSERGSGLSAGERQLISFARIVVFRPRVLILDEATANLDSHTEQLVQKALQTVSEGRTTIVIAHRLSTIMHADRILVMEHGEIVEQGTHAKLLAQGGIYAELYRHARQAGHDVAEA